TGATATTTATCTGGAAATATCTGAATGGCACCCCTCTGCCACATATCCCACAGTTTGGCAGCTCCATCATCAAATCCGCTGACAACCAGTAGTGGCCCTCTCTGAGAAGGACAGCATGAATTCACACACGAGGAGTGCTCTgccattttctttatttgtttcccCGTTCGAACATCCCATGCCCTCAGAGTTTTGTCAAGACTGGCTTCTATTACCTGGGATCCATCAATAGTCCAATGTAGATCCAAAACTGCATTCTTGTGTCCTTTAAGAACCATGAAGTTCTTGCAAACCTCATGCACACTCCAAAGAAAAATTTCTCTGTCATGACACCCAGATGCAACGACTGTTCCTAATGGGTTGAACTTCATTGTGTATATAGCACTCTGGTGACCCATCAGCAACATGATTGGCGATTCCAAAGTGGcctggtttgtattcgcaactcatctcactactattcattactattcatcaactttaactcacaaatttcactactattcacaatccatctcactactattcataactcatctcaactcatcttcgaatccaaacgacaccttaagTTCCGTTGTTTTCCATTTGGCCAAGGTGCTTGAGGACCACTATAAAGGACGGTAGACTAGGGGTGCTACATGCACCATACGATGCAGGATAATCCCCTCCCCGCCCCGCATGGGCCgagggtggggttttcacccccaACACCCACCCCCAGTGTGCGGGGGCGGACACCCCATCCGTCTGCCCCCCCAAATGGGCCATTGGCTCAGAAGCTGTTTATGGGCCCAAAATGGCCTAGAaatttaacaaacaaaaaatataaatagcaaacaaaaatgaatttacaataataaaataacatacaaattaagagaaaatgaaCTATGAAGTACTACTCCtacctaataaattaataataataactaacctattacaataatacaaattaagagaaaacaattacaaaattacaaacataaaatggacattgtatcaacattacaaataactaaatcactaaatACAACTAAACTAACTAGTAACTACTAAGTGAGTTGTTCGACATTTGGGGCAGGTGGCCAAGGGTGGAAAGATGTAATTAGAATTTAGTACTGCTTACTGTGAGTCGTGAGAtcataaaatctgaaacattaacaatttaataggaagataaattagaattataaataagaaacaaaaattaaaataacaaagaaccattaaaaatgaaaaaattacaaactaaaatcTGACTAACCAAAATGAGATGGGGATCAAGATGAGACATTGAgaatatatcatttgaattttggTCATTGGGCTTGGGATTAGGATTGGGGCTTGAGTTGCGCATATGACAGTAagattataaaaacaattagataccaaaaattatataaatacaaaaaataattaagggacaatacaaattgtacaaacctATGGCAAATGGCAATGGTGAGTCAGGGTCCAATATGGTGAAGTTATACTGCAGCGGaggtagacgtcgtctcatgtattgctacaacaattaaatttaaaattaataccgatagaatgaatataaatataataaatcaaaataataaaatgaaatcaacgattaccagatccagactgatcaccACCTTCCTCATTGTCGGCATCCTTGAagtcaagaacatccggaacatgaatttcCGTCCCTTTGATCCAATTTTGCGTGCAAATCAATGCCTCCACAGTAGTAGCAGACAAAGAACTCCGGAATGGATTCAATATGTGCCCTCTAGTACTAAAAACCGACTCTGAGGGAACggtgctaatagggatggccaaaatattgcgggctatctctccaaggacgGGATATTTCATGGCATTGGTCTTCCACCATGCTAATATATCAAATTCTGCCGTATATGGGAGAAGACCCTCTGCCAAATATCGGTCTACCTCTGACTTCACCACTGTAGATTGACGGACTAGTAGGGGGTTCTATGAGAAGCTCTCAATCCACGTCAACCTACGCTTTTTCCTTGCCCCGGCTTCTGGAATAAGTGgtggggtaggtgtaggtgtaggtgcatTACTACCCTTGATcacggtaaactcatcaaacaatTTACCAAGGATTTCTCTAACCATTGTCCCAATAAGCTCAGCACATGCAGCTCCATGCACAAGTCTCAAACAATATATCATGCCATCAATCTTGATCTGGGGGTCAAGAGCAACagccacatataacaaaatatttagcctACTCAAATccccccaatacttgtcatattcgACCTTCATCATCAATGCcatctcccgcatcctaatATGGTCACCCCTACACATTTCATCCAATTCTTCTTTCACcttacatatttgttgacagaaatcattggatgtagggtacaaagaacTAGATAGTCTCAATGTGACCTCTTATAAAAGCctcaaaaaatctacaaaaatagCAACCACCtctcaatcatcatcaataggcTTTCCTAATCCCCCGTGCTCATCAAGATATTTGACATGTTGAATGTCTTCatcatccaataattcaaaagCTGCCTTATATTCTAGGGCtgcctccaacataaaaaaggTTAAATTCCATTTTGTGGGAACATCAATACAAAGGCTCTTCTTGGATGTTATGCCAGCATTCCTcacagcaaccttgaatttctccaatctagcaAGAGAagatctcacaaatctcacagCCATTCTGACTCGTGCAACCGAGTCATCAACATTTTTCAAGCCATCAGTcacaattaaattcaaaatatgtgcaACACATTTAACATGCAAACAATCACCACCAAAGATTGTCTTATTATCCTCTCTAAGATAAGTCTTAAGATATTCCAAagcaacatcgttagacgaggcattatcaacTGTAACCGTCAAAACCCGTGTCAatccccactcctttattgcggcctccaaggccttcccaacTGTCTCACCTTTGTTATcgaaaatttgataaaacttCACAATCTTTTTGTGTAGTGTCCAATCATAATCAAtgaaatgcacagtcaaagacatgtaattataattttggacgGATGTCCAAGTATCGATAGTGAGGCAAACTACTTGACCCGCCAATTGACCTCTCAACAAATCCTTCTCtttcttgtaatgttttttaatatcctttgccactgtgtggcgagaaggaagaTTAAATCTAGGTTCCAAGCAATAAGAATATTCTTGGAACCCTCTCTCCTCCACAAACTGAAAAGGTAACTCATCCATAATAATCATATGAACTAACtttcttctacactcatcgggatcatacttggTATAGTGACTGGGGTCCACAGGGTTAGTGCCAAGTGTAGGGTTAGGTGGTGAGGTAGGGGTAAGAGAGCTATCACTAAAATCTAACAGAGTAGACATTCcccaaaacaagcaaaaaatctgaaatgaaaacataaacacaaaggattcacattaaaaaaaaaaagcaattgaATGCACGTGTATGATCAATTCAATGCACATATATGATCAATTGTAAAAACtttttggaatgaaattttagtaaatttcataaaagtagtAAACCGATATCAAGGATTCACATAAACACCACAAATTCACATCAACATCACAAATCCACAAAATGCAATGTATAAAAATCAATAACGgaaatgtttgaattttgaaataacaTCTATATTTTCTCCTATTTCAAAATGCAATGGAAATTCAATTACATGCATCTTAATTTTCCTTTAGTTTCTTAATTTCCAGCGATTAAACGATGCACAAGGTGGTAATTAAGAAAAAcagtatataattataagttgcTATTGTTggtgatttaattaatttctttaaaaaaatgagtcaaaatagGTCCAGATTGTTTCTAAATAGTAAATACTGAGAACATGGAATGAACAAAGTTTTTGGATAAGTCTCACAAAAAGCCATTATATATTCAAAGAACATGCTCTCTATCTTCCTTAtttcacatatttatatacttctcaacattttaataatattttttcatgataacatattaaggaaataaattaattcatatcttattatatatacatattattcTTTAAGAATATggtccaatccgaaaccctaaaggataagattgaaacccctaaattaattttggttttcggattggaaccctgaactaatttagggttccaatccaaaacacaaaatcacaacatcaaagattcaaaacacatgcacaatcaaatcTCCATAGCACACAGTTCACAAAGACACAATCATATCCTCCAACTCCTCCATTTAATCCcaaccttcctccaatctccataactcaaaaaaaaaaaaaaaaattaaagctttGGATTCAAGGCTCAAGCTAACTTACCTTCCGCAACGGAATAACTGATTATCATGACTACAACCTATATAAGCTTGAATATTGAATTCCCGAACTCCACATCAATTTACAGAAGAATATTTGAAAACGAAGAATATTTGAAAACTAAAAGAAGACTCCCCCttccaacccaaaaaaaaaaaaaaatcctcatttGACCAACCCCATTTACATACAAATAAACTACTCTGATCTACACTTTGTTTTTTTGAGACAGAATCAACTATCACTGCTACTGTTTAACATCACACCAAGAtgacaacaaaatcatttttatgatAATTCCATTAATATAGGCATTAAATCCATGCATATTAATGACGATATAGTTAACAACTAAAGGAATCAGAAAGCATTCAGATTCATCAAATTGTCACCAATGTTTATTCTTCTGTGTATAGGTATGCCTCAAAGTTATCATGGCAAAAAAAGACCATGTTTGAGTTTGATTGGTGCATGCAATCAAATCTAAACAAACTTGGCCCCAATATTTACACTCCTAAGAATAGGTATGCTATCTCATCTTGTGCTGAATAGTATGTACTAGGCAAGAGCCCATGGGAAACTCGTTTCATGAAATTGGCTGCAAAATTTGACTTCATAACTGATACATCTCTGTGCTATGCACATATGTACATTTCATGTCATATCCTCTCCTTTCCACCACCTCTTTTACAGGAGCGGAggaaaaagggggggggggggggggggggggggaggcaATAAAAATCCACCATAAGCGAGGgcatcaataaaattggggtctcatcctcttaaaaaaaaaaaaccagcctACCCATTTGGGGATTAAAGAGATGGGGAAGAGGGAGGAATAATTCATGAGttacatatttctttataatcCTTGAGACAAGGACCAAGAGAAGTAAAACCTACCACGATTAAGTATAAGTGGAATGTGATAAAGAGATGAAATGGAGATTAGGTTAGAGGTTGGATTCAAATCTTACTAATTCTTTATACTGAGTACGATTTGAACCTAAGATCTATTTTAACCATAGTCTTAATTAAGCTTCGCTTAGGTTAGGCAAAGTTTGAAGTGATTTTATGTTCGAATAAAACTACTTGGGACACTATTGATATATGAATTTATTCAATATTTGAGCAAATACTTGGTTTTAGGATTTATTTCAAGATTATTGGAATTATTAGTCTGAAAAAGAagtatgaaattaaaatatctcCTAACGGATGTTTGAACATAACAATTCATTATTAGGGAATCCTTTGTTTAATAACTGTGACAGCTCCTGACTCATTCTTTAAGTGAATAAAGAAATACTTGTATAAACTCGTATAAAGAATGAATGATGATAAGTGAATAACCACAATACATTTGTAAACTCGTAATTGATATAAATGAATACTTTTTATGAATGTGTATGAGCGTtgctttttcctttccttttattttcttctgtgCGTGTGTAATCAGGTTTCAATAAATTGTAgagaaaaagggggaaaaaaaaggcTGCTGATGTACTAAATATGAATTATACCTATAATCAGAATTCCTACTTTAGTTTCTTCTCTTCCCCGTGTTCAAGATAACCCATAATTTACTCAAAGAAATCCGAAAATCCaacgatttttctttttatttccataAGCTAACACTTAACTTGGTAACCAAATGGACCACTAAGACATTAAAACATCCCAAGAAAGGAATTCTAATGCACCTACGAAAGTTAattcaaattcacaaataataaaaacacgCAAAGTGTCCGAACCCAATTTCCTGAAAGGAACGGAATGGTAAGCTGAATCAAGTTCGTCCATTGGAAACCAGCAGCGAAAACAATTAAGTTCAGAGATAGAAAAAATTCACGCGAAGCTCTGATTTTACGGAAGCAAACTAGAAAATGATTACAATATCGTACGACGCTAGGATACAGATAATTATAGGAAATGAGTTTACCTGGCGTAGATTTGCGATAAACCCACCCTCCTTCTTGTTCTTTTTAACCGAGCGGACTCAGCGTAGGGTTTTTCTTCCTTCGTTGGTGAGGGAGACAAATGATACAGATTTTAGCTATGATTTAACAAGACGACGTCGTCGTTTCATTATTTTGCACTGCATTTTCACTTTGTTTagttatagaaaaattttatttgcatgCGCACGAGAAAGACACTTTTTTATAATCGCTACTATGATCATatgtgatttataaaaaaaaaaaattaaaaatataaatattacaaatcaaataaatagcatgaaataataaatataatataaatattacaaatcaaataaataagcatgaaatattaaatatattattgttataaaatattgttacacgtattaattttatctttataatcATTCAAATTCTCCGACAAGTTTAGGCACCCATTtgtaatttcttaaaataaaattaaaaaaataaaacaaaaggagaGGCCAGAGGAGAAGAGGAGACAAGTGGTCATTTTCAAGAAGTtgaatttaagatatttttaactcgtttggatatagaaattatttcatctcatctcatcttattttatattatcattataatttttttaaatttttacataaaatataataagtaaatcaatttttttaaattttaaaataatattatgattaaaaaataatattttatttattttatataaaattatttggtattattttactatccaaacgagacgtATGTAAATTCTAGACATAATAAAGTAAAATGACCCTCAGTTAATCTTGACTCTCTAAAACAATtatccaataatattttataaaatatgaggtGGCCTTTGATTTGGTCGAAAGAGTTGTGTATAAAAGAAAACCACAGTGGCGTGTAGAAaattaaatagagtttttaaataattatatatgtgaaGACTCAATACTCAAACttttatgagagagagattaaaaataattggtgaatagttgaaatgatttgtaaatagtaataaaatttatgagttaaaatttttaaataataataagataaattaagataatcTCAACCCACCTCTCAATCTAAACATAACCTTAAATATGATTGATTATTGAATAACCATATTCAAGGAGGATGACATGGCTTGTTAGATCATTCCCATCAGATCAAGACATGTGGGTCAATGGATGATTAGACTTGCCacgtttgttttcgtaaataaaataaattgagataaaaattaaaaattaaattaaatattattagaatatatttttttaatattatttttattttaaaatttaaaaatattgaattgtttattttattttgtgtgaaaatttaaaaaagttataatgattagataagatgagatgatgtgagatgagatgatatgaaatgagttgagaagttttgagaaaacaaacgagacttaacttgtttgttttcaaagatgagatgagttgagttgagattaaaattaaaaagttgaataaaatattattagaatatattttttaatattatttttattttagaatttgaaaaaattgaattatttattttattttatatggagatttcagaaagttgtaatgatgatgtgagatgaaatgagatgtttcttaaaaacaaactatGCCTAAATTTTACGCACAAATTATACATTGtatgagtttttttaaaattattttgatgttcGCTTCagttatgtatataattttacgCACAAATTATACATTGTATATTCACTCTagtttatcaaaagaaattaatttaaattttaaagtttttacaaTCTTAATAGTTGATATAAAGattatttaagtaaaattataagtatgaATAATTAaagcaaattttaaaaaattatttatttccgATTTCGATTGATTAGTATTTTGATttgagaattatttatttttagagatgagatgagaaaagttgagattaaagttaaaaaattgaataaaatattattaaaatatatttgttaatattatttttgttttgagatttgaaaaaattaaattatttattttattttatgtagaaatttaaaaaaattataataatcaaatgagatgaattgagttgaaatatttcttaaaaacaaacgagacctaagctTTCAGGCACCAAACTCATTGCAATCATCGCCattgttaaaacttaaaagctATCGTTGTTAGACACAAAGTGAGATTAGAGACTCAAATTTAACCATCTTCCCAAAAAAGCCCCTAATCTATTTTCTGTAATACCCGCCATGCCGCTCGAGACAGACCCTCCTCCTCCATTCACGACCACCGGCAGCAGTAGGGACTGGTTCTTCCCATCACCGGCCTACATCCACTCCCCTGTGAAACCCCAGAAAAATCCCCGGAAATTCACCACAAGCTCAAGAATCTCACGCCCCTACCCTCCCGACCCGAGGCCTCCAAGGATTTCGCCTTTTCGAGAGGTTCCCGCCTCCGACTCGACGCCGGAAAAGGACTTAAACTATGCCGGGATTCGCCGGAGAGTGGACCTCGCTCGAAGGAGGGAGATTCGTTCGAAACCGAACGAAAACGGCGCCGCTTCTGGACGGAAGTCCGAAGTTACGGGCGTTTCGGGGACTAAGCTGGCCTCAAGCTGCATTTCGGCGGAGAAAGAGTCTACTTCCAAGAATTTTATCGTGTCTTCTTGTCGAGGGTTGAAAATTCGGTGGAAAACGGCCATCTTAGCAGCCGTAGtgctccctccctctctctctctctctctctctctctctctcgcacatCAATGGTTAGTTCTATGGCTGACAATTGTGTCTGTTTATATGTAGATTTTGATTACAGTATTCTCCTCTCTTTTGCACAGAAACTTCTCATTACAGAACCAAGTCAATGAGCTGCAGGTATATAACACTTCAaagcttcattttttaaaatttatctgcTAAAAGTTggtttgtgttttattttcGTTTTCGTTGCTTTCTGTCATAATTGTTACTGTGTTCAAAACACTCTCCAGGAATTCAATGCAGCAGAAGTTTATGAGTACTAGAACATCctgctatttattattatttggttctTTTTGGTAAACCATATATATTCCATGTTTCCCTCATTACAGCCGAGAGGAATATTGATAATAGTCTTCAAACAACACTTGGGTCTAAGCTTGTGATTTCAACATGCTAACTTCTACATGTGTAAATTTGTGATCTCAACaagcttaaaaaataaagtccTTTGCCATAACAGGAGActtaaccccccccccccccccccccccccccccccccccccccccccccccatcttttccttttatattgAAGTGATCTCAAAGCAATCAGGTCTGAAACTTGTTTGAGATCGATTTGTATAATTAAGACCTTAATAATTGGGACTTAgtttctcttataaaaaaaaataattggaatttAGTTTCTGCTTGCAGGACCAGATCTCCAAATGCAATATCTCTTTTGATGCTACCAATTCCATTAAACAGGAGAGTGATCATCATCTAagcaaaaacttgaaaattttatcACTCGTGCTCTCTGTCACAATTTTATCCACCCCTCTTCTTATTTTCAAGTACATTGACTATGTCTCTAAATCAAGATCACTGGACAATGTTTTGGAAGAAGTTTCTCTTAGCAAACAACTAGCCTATCGGGTGGATGCGTTTTTATCAGTCCATCCATATGCTAAGCCATTGGCCTTGCTAGTTGCAACTCTATTACTTATATGCCTTGGGGGATTGTCACTTTTTGGAGTGACTGATGGTAGCTTAGCGGAATGCCTTTGGTTATCATGGACGTATGTAGCTGATTCAGGAAACCACACTGACTCTGAAGGTATTGGTTGGAGGCTAGTTTCAGTTTCCATTAGCTTTGGTGGGATGCTTATTTTTGCAATGATGCTTGGACTTGTTTCTGATTCAATTTCCGAAAAGCTTGACTCACTGAGGAAAGGAAGAAGTGAGGTTGTAGAACAAAATCACACTTTGATTCTTGGGTGGAGTGATAAATTGGTAAGGTTCTGATTTCACAGTTCATTATATGAAGGCATCTGAATGTCTTCATTTTGTTGATAAAAATgaactatttaatattattccatGCTTTATGGAAATGTATTCTACTTCTTTTGTTATTTGTGTGTCTTACCGTCACCATAAATGCCATTGTGGACCCAGGGATCACTACTTAATCAACTTGCTATAGCCAATGAGAGTTTGGGCGGAGGAATTGTTGTAGTGATGGCTGAGCGAGACAAAGAGGAAA
Above is a genomic segment from Juglans microcarpa x Juglans regia isolate MS1-56 chromosome 1D, Jm3101_v1.0, whole genome shotgun sequence containing:
- the LOC121247026 gene encoding U5 small nuclear ribonucleoprotein 40 kDa protein-like → MLLMGHQSAIYTMKFNPLGTVVASGCHDREIFLWSVHEVCKNFMVLKGHKNAVLDLHWTIDGSQVIEASLDKTLRAWDVRTGKQIKKMAEHSSCVNSCCPSQRGPLLVVSGFDDGAAKLWDMWQRGAIQIFPDKYQITAVSFSDASDKIFTGGIDNDIKVWDLRKGEVSMTLLGHQDMIIGMQLSPDGSYLLTNGMDCKLCIWDMRSYAPQNRCVKVMEGHQHNFDKN